The DNA segment CTGCTTGAAATTCTTGTTCGTGAGATATCTAACCTTTCCTTTTCCGATGGCCTACCGGAATGAGTGAAAATTGATAGATTCTCTAGATGTTCATCCATATGTTCGACTGTATCATCATTGCGTGGAACCTTTCGATGCCTTGTGTTGACATGGGGTTCAAAATAATGAGCGTAGAATGACGATGCTTCTTCAACTAAGTATGCATTGCATATGGAACCTTCCACtttggctttatttttcacattatttTTTAACTTCCTAAGGTACCTGCACCATTTACTATTTAGTCACAACAAAGTTTTTATTTCTCCATGTAATGATAGTATACAACAATACATTAAACTAGTTACCTCTCAAATGGATACATCCACCGATATTGCACAGGACCAGCAATCCATGCTTCATAAGCCAAATGCACTGGGAGGTGTTCCATGGAGTCAAAGAAACTTGGAGGGAATATACGCTCTAGTTTACATAATATAATAGGAATCTCTTCATTGAGCTGTAACATGGCTTCTTCTCTAAGTGTTGTTGAAGTTAACTCTCTAAAGAAATTGCTCAATTCGGTCAATGCTTGCCACACATTTTTTGGAAGCAATTCCCTAAATGCTATTGGGAGTAATCTTTGCATAAAGACATGACaatcatggcttttcatcccaaaCAACTTTAGTTTTCGCATGTCTATACACCTACCCATGTTTGACACATAACCATCTGGGAATCTAAGATTTTTAAGCCATTCACACAACACTGCTTTTGATTGTTTGTCTAATGTGTAACATGCTTTAGGATACTTTCCTGTTGCCATATCCCTCTCTAACTCAGGTCGGTGACAAAACTCTTTCAAATCTTCCCTTGATTTTGCATTGTCCTTCGTCTTCCCTTCAACATTCATcacagtattaaaaatattttcaaacacATTTTTCTCTATATGCATGACATCCAGGTTGTGGCAAAGCATGTTAGTACTCCAATATGGCAAATCCCAAAAAATGCTCCGTCTCTTCCAACCCGTGTTTTTTGCTTTGCAACTGTTATTCTCATCTGCACCCATATCTGTGACACACATTAATCCTAGATGTTCTATTTGTTCTAAAATTTCCTCACCGGATAGAATGGGGAGCACTTTTGTAATCGTCTTGTTCTTTCTAAAAGCAATTTTATTCCGTCTGAAAGGATGGTTAGCTGGTAAGAATTTACGGTGATTGTCAAACCATGATTGTTTACCACCCTTTGTCAATGTGAATGCATCTGAATCGTCCTTACAATATGGACAAGCAGTCTTGCCTGCTGTGCTCCAACCGGATAACATTGAATATGCAGGGAAATCACTTATTGTCCATAATAACGCAACCCtcatattaaaattattcttCTTTGATGCATCATATGTCTCAACTCCAACTTCCCAcaactgtttcaactctgcaaTAAGGAGCTGTAAGTACACATCCAATTTGTCTTTTGGGTTTCTCGGACCAGGAACTATTACCGTTAGGAACATATACTCTTCCTTCATACATAACCAAGGAGGCAAATTATAAGGAGTGACAATGACTGGCCAAGATGAATATTGTTGTCCAGACTGACCGAATGGTTGAAACCCATCGGTGCACAGTCCTAGCCTTACATTCCGAACCTCAGCAGCAAATGAAGGATGTGTTTTATTAAAATGCTTCCATGTAGTTGCATCTGAACAATGACACATTACCCCATCTTCATGGTCATGCTCAGCATGCCATCTCATTTCTTTTGTTGTTGCATTCGAAGCATATAATCTTTGCAATCTCTGTGTGAGAGGAAAGTAGTACATTTTCTTATGTGGCACATTGGTTTGAAAATTAGAAGAGCCTCAACTATGTCGTTTGAACCGTGGATGGTCACAAAATTTGCAATTCATTAACTCACTATCTTCAGCCCAATATAACATACATCCATTAGTACAACAATGAATCTTCTCAACAGGTAGGCCCAATGCTTGAACCAACTTCTTCGTACTGTAAAAGTTTTCAGTCATTAAATTTTCATCTGGTAACACCTCTTTCATAAGTTGACAAATGTCATCAAAACACCTTTTTGACaaatgatgttctgccttgatgtTCAACATCCTTGCAACAACTGAGAGCTGCGAATGGCTTTCACAACCTGGCCACACCTCTTGATTAGCAGGTTGTAACATGTCATACAATTTTTGAGCTGATGGATTTGGAGGCTCCTCCATTACATCCTGAAAGAAATCAGGACCTGTTGCATCCATTACCATTTGCTCATAGGTATTGCTTGtgctattatcaacctcttgaaCAGACTCCGCTATCATAACATTTATGTTTTGACTATCAATATTACTTGTGCGGGGTTCCCCATGTAGAatccatttataataatattgtaacaccttaggcaaatcccacatcggcaaaacacgggagagatgctgggtttataagatggaggttcctaactcctagtgacgcgttgtaaaaccgtgagggcttcggcccagagcggacaatatcactagtgggccgggccattacatttgtggtatcagagccgctcagcgtgcaaccttgaacgatggtggggcaaacctcagcgaggacgctgagtcccgtaaggggggtggattgtaacaccctaggcaaatcccacatcggcaaaacacgggagagatgctgggtttataagatggaggttcctaactcctagtgacgcgttgtaaaaccgtgagggcttcggcccagagcggacaatatcactagtgggccgggccattacatttgttgaagtcaccaagggcagccacaccaaacccaaatcccactacacaattcacttcattttttattcaaaccaaaccaaatgatcactaattgaccattaaaacctacttccatcatcacatgagcaaagtctcaatttccatcccaaaaccctaactcaaacatcacataCCATGCAACATCATTGTATTTCAACATTCCACTTAtgagatacatattgtgggcagccatacaagcatgttaactccataaaactcatcaaaatcataccctaaccatggctgctgaaatttaagggatggcatacaaatagtattcaacaaattttccttgtaatttacactcattcaaagtccttagcatgaatttaaagtgaaattcatggttaggtcactaacctctatggagtgaagtttccccactAGCTAGGTTcttgttttcttcttctttttactcccaaaagaatcaccaagatgcaagaactcttttttgtattgggagtatagggttttgttgggtagaagttagtgaaatctagctttgaaaaagcttgaaaatggtggttatggaggagggtcactgcaaggaagaagaaagggagagagagatctgattttttgttcattttcagcccattttgtctctttaaaataagtttatgccatgtgtccatattgggttggttgggagaatcttaataacatcattataatgtcataagtccattttctttcattttctcatcttttcttgtctatttaatttcaattaaatttttaacaacatttattcatattttatgttatataaattatttatttaactggacaagttggccaaaaatcatctctgaagacgaaatgaccaaaatgccctccgtttggcttaacaagccaaaattgtctgtactgattgaaaaatttttctaagtattttcttggcattctaatgctataagaacctcaatgacccttctctggagtcccaaaaattattttataatttttcccctgggtctagggctcctagttgcgagaaccgcaacttctcactaggttacctatcgctagggcaccggctcatttaacttggttgtattttatttctgaaatttttcttaaatttttcttattaatatttgagtttattatggttcctcactttagtttaaatatttttccggacattctagttgtccggaccgacactggtcaccggaacagtagac comes from the Hevea brasiliensis isolate MT/VB/25A 57/8 chromosome 5, ASM3005281v1, whole genome shotgun sequence genome and includes:
- the LOC110641541 gene encoding uncharacterized protein LOC110641541, with protein sequence MYYFPLTQRLQRLYASNATTKEMRWHAEHDHEDGVMCHCSDATTWKHFNKTHPSFAAEVRNVRLGLCTDGFQPFGQSGQQYSSWPVIVTPYNLPPWLCMKEEYMFLTVIVPGPRNPKDKLDVYLQLLIAELKQLWEVGVETYDASKKNNFNMRVALLWTISDFPAYSMLSGWSTAGKTACPYCKDDSDAFTLTKGGKQSWFDNHRKFLPANHPFRRNKIAFRKNKTITKVLPILSGEEILEQIEHLGLMCVTDMGADENNSCKAKNTGWKRRSIFWDLPYWSTNMLCHNLDVMHIEKNVFENIFNTVMNVEGKTKDNAKSREDLKEFCHRPELERDMATGKYPKACYTLDKQSKAVLCEWLKNLRFPDGYVSNMGRCIDMRKLKLFGMKSHDCHVFMQRLLPIAFRELLPKNVWQALTELSNFFRELTSTTLREEAMLQLNEEIPIILCKLERIFPPSFFDSMEHLPVHLAYEAWIAGPVQYRWMYPFERYLRKLKNNVKNKAKVEGSICNAYLVEEASSFYAHYFEPHVNTRHRKRIYQFSLIPVGHRKRKG